A single Natranaerobius thermophilus JW/NM-WN-LF DNA region contains:
- the atpD gene encoding F0F1 ATP synthase subunit beta: protein MNVGKVQQIIGPAVDIRFEKGKLPELYNAIDIKAGLNDRGEPVSHEEGSRKIEVTLEVAQHLGDEVVRCIAMGSTDGIVRGMEAYDTGQPITVPVGRSTLGRVFNITGDTIDGQGEVEGEDYYPIHRDSPKFEDQETSTEILETGIKVLDLLVPYARGGKIGLFGGAGVGKTVLIQELIRNIAYEHGGFSVFSGVGERTREGNDLVLEMSESGVIDKTALVFGQMNEPPGARMRVGLTGLTMAEYFRDNEGQDVLLFIDNIFRFTQAGQEVSALMGRMPSAVGYQPTLQTEMGELQERITSTKKGSVTSIQAIYVPADDPTDPAPATTFAHLDASTYLERSIAEMGIYPAVDPLVSSSRILDPQIVGQEHYDVARGVQQVLQRYKELQDIIAILGMDELSDEDKLTVSRARKIQRFLSQPFFVAEQFTNMPGKYVPVKETVRGFREILDGKHDDLPETAFYMVGTIDEAVEKAEE from the coding sequence ATGAATGTCGGGAAGGTACAGCAGATTATCGGTCCTGCAGTTGACATTAGATTTGAAAAGGGAAAACTTCCCGAACTGTATAATGCCATTGATATAAAAGCCGGTCTAAATGATCGGGGAGAACCTGTTTCTCATGAAGAAGGTTCAAGAAAAATAGAGGTTACTCTTGAAGTGGCTCAACACCTTGGTGACGAAGTAGTCCGGTGTATTGCCATGGGGTCAACCGATGGTATTGTACGGGGGATGGAAGCTTATGACACCGGGCAGCCTATTACTGTACCAGTTGGACGCTCAACACTGGGAAGAGTGTTCAATATTACCGGTGATACCATTGACGGGCAAGGAGAAGTAGAAGGTGAAGATTACTATCCTATTCATCGAGATTCACCTAAATTTGAAGATCAAGAAACATCGACAGAAATTTTGGAAACAGGAATTAAAGTTTTAGACCTTCTTGTACCCTATGCCCGAGGTGGAAAAATTGGCCTGTTCGGAGGAGCAGGAGTTGGAAAAACAGTTCTTATTCAAGAGTTAATTCGTAATATTGCTTACGAACACGGTGGTTTTTCAGTATTTTCAGGTGTTGGTGAACGCACCAGAGAAGGTAATGACTTAGTGCTAGAAATGAGTGAATCTGGGGTAATTGACAAAACAGCTTTAGTATTTGGTCAGATGAATGAACCACCAGGTGCTAGAATGCGAGTTGGACTAACAGGTCTAACCATGGCTGAATATTTCCGTGATAACGAAGGTCAAGACGTTCTGTTGTTTATCGACAATATTTTCAGATTTACTCAGGCAGGTCAGGAAGTGTCTGCTCTAATGGGCCGTATGCCATCCGCTGTTGGTTATCAGCCCACATTACAGACTGAGATGGGAGAACTACAAGAACGGATCACTTCCACTAAGAAAGGTTCTGTAACTTCAATTCAAGCTATCTATGTGCCTGCGGATGACCCAACAGATCCAGCACCAGCAACTACATTTGCTCACTTGGACGCCAGCACTTATTTGGAGCGTTCTATAGCTGAGATGGGAATTTATCCGGCAGTGGATCCCCTAGTTTCAAGTTCTAGGATTTTGGATCCGCAAATAGTTGGGCAAGAACACTATGATGTAGCCAGAGGCGTTCAGCAAGTACTGCAGCGTTATAAAGAACTTCAAGATATTATTGCAATTCTTGGTATGGATGAATTATCCGATGAAGACAAACTTACTGTATCTAGGGCGAGAAAGATTCAGAGGTTCTTAAGTCAGCCTTTCTTCGTTGCGGAACAGTTTACGAATATGCCGGGTAAATATGTACCAGTTAAAGAAACGGTTCGTGGATTTAGAGAAATTCTAGACGGAAAACATGACGATTTACCAGAGACTGCTTTTTACATGGTGGGAACCATTGACGAAGCCGTGGAAAAAGCAGAAGAATAA
- the atpG gene encoding ATP synthase F1 subunit gamma has product MAQSTREIKRRISSVNSTKQITRAMEMVAAAKLRRAQQRVEDNRPYEEKMRQAIFRILNQAKTISHPLMESKGQDLPAGHIIMAADRGLCGGYNVNVAKAAAEHIGENKESTKIIAVGKYVRDYFKKRDYNVISEYLDIEDYPSFDRPQMIAEAVEQMFSDGVIGEVYLTFAEFQNAMIQRPVTRKILPMSKEAFLPPEEESENADDTEQNNQDPAETAGLEDQIYKFEPSAGAVLGGLLSSYMKSTLFRALLESKASEQGARMTAMKNATDNAEDMIEELTLSYNKARQGAITQEILEVVSGAEAAK; this is encoded by the coding sequence ATGGCACAGAGTACCCGTGAAATTAAAAGGCGCATTTCAAGTGTAAATAGCACCAAACAAATAACAAGGGCTATGGAAATGGTGGCTGCTGCCAAACTCAGAAGAGCACAGCAAAGGGTGGAAGATAATAGGCCTTATGAGGAAAAAATGCGCCAAGCCATTTTTAGAATTCTTAACCAAGCTAAAACCATCAGTCATCCCCTTATGGAGTCAAAAGGGCAAGATTTGCCTGCTGGTCATATTATAATGGCAGCTGATAGGGGACTATGTGGTGGTTATAATGTGAATGTTGCTAAAGCGGCTGCTGAGCATATTGGTGAAAATAAAGAGTCTACTAAAATAATAGCTGTGGGTAAATATGTAAGGGATTATTTTAAAAAACGAGATTACAATGTAATCTCGGAATATTTGGATATAGAAGATTATCCTTCCTTTGACAGACCTCAAATGATTGCAGAAGCTGTGGAACAAATGTTTTCTGATGGTGTCATTGGAGAGGTCTATTTGACATTTGCTGAGTTTCAGAACGCTATGATTCAGCGTCCTGTAACAAGAAAAATATTACCCATGTCAAAGGAAGCCTTTTTACCGCCTGAAGAAGAATCCGAGAATGCAGATGACACTGAACAGAATAATCAAGACCCAGCTGAGACTGCTGGGTTGGAAGATCAAATTTATAAGTTTGAACCATCTGCGGGAGCGGTTCTTGGCGGTTTGTTGTCCAGCTATATGAAAAGTACTCTTTTTAGAGCTTTATTAGAATCTAAAGCTTCAGAACAGGGAGCTCGTATGACAGCTATGAAAAATGCCACGGACAATGCCGAAGATATGATTGAGGAACTAACCTTGTCATATAATAAAGCCCGACAAGGCGCCATAACCCAAGAAATCTTAGAAGTTGTCAGTGGAGCTGAAGCAGCCAAGTAG
- the atpA gene encoding F0F1 ATP synthase subunit alpha, which yields MSIRPDEISTVLKDKIANYESQVDVYEVGTVLYIGDGIARVHGLENVMANELVEFPGEIYGMALNLEEDNVGCVLLGEYSHIKEGDQVKRTGRIIEVPVGDDLVGRVVNPVGEPRDGKGPIEATDFRPVETRAPGVIDRKPVEEPLQTGLKAIDSMIPIGRGQRELIIGDRGTGKSAIGIDTILNQKDSDVYCIYVAIGQKKSTVAQVVDVLERHGAMDYTTVVAATADEPAPLLYLAPYAGCSMGEKFMHEGKHVLVVYDDLSKHAASYRELSLLLRRPPGREAYPGDIFYLHSRLLERAAKLNDENGGGSLTALPIIETQAGDVSAYIPTNVISITDGQIYLISDLFHAGQRPAVDVGISVSRVGGSAQLKGMKQVSGTLRLDLAQYRELEAFAQFGTDLDKSTQQKLARGKRTFEILKQDQYQPMPVADQIVIIFCATHGLLDDLEVEQIKEFEKFLLSYVKDNEPGIYQQVETGEKISDELEDQLKEVINKAKEQFKEEKELTG from the coding sequence ATGAGTATTCGTCCTGATGAAATTAGTACGGTGTTAAAAGATAAAATTGCAAATTATGAGTCTCAAGTAGACGTTTATGAAGTGGGCACCGTGCTTTACATCGGGGATGGTATCGCCAGGGTCCACGGACTAGAAAATGTTATGGCTAACGAGTTGGTCGAGTTTCCAGGCGAAATTTACGGGATGGCTCTGAACTTGGAAGAGGACAATGTAGGTTGTGTTTTATTAGGTGAATACAGCCACATTAAAGAAGGTGACCAAGTTAAACGAACTGGCCGTATTATTGAGGTACCTGTTGGTGACGACCTGGTAGGCAGAGTTGTTAACCCCGTTGGTGAACCGAGAGATGGAAAGGGGCCAATTGAAGCAACAGACTTCAGGCCTGTAGAAACTCGTGCTCCGGGAGTTATTGACAGGAAGCCCGTTGAAGAACCCCTACAAACAGGGTTGAAAGCTATTGACTCTATGATTCCTATTGGTCGTGGTCAGAGAGAGCTGATCATAGGTGATAGGGGAACGGGTAAGAGTGCTATTGGAATTGATACCATCCTAAATCAGAAAGATTCCGATGTATATTGCATTTATGTGGCCATAGGACAGAAAAAGTCTACTGTTGCCCAGGTTGTTGATGTCCTCGAACGACATGGAGCTATGGATTATACCACGGTGGTAGCTGCTACAGCTGATGAACCAGCACCACTACTATATCTTGCACCCTATGCTGGTTGCAGTATGGGTGAAAAGTTTATGCACGAAGGGAAGCATGTATTAGTTGTGTATGATGATCTTTCTAAACATGCTGCCAGTTATAGGGAACTGTCCTTGCTACTAAGACGACCACCAGGCAGGGAAGCTTATCCTGGGGATATATTTTACCTCCACTCTCGTCTGTTAGAGCGTGCTGCTAAACTGAATGATGAGAATGGTGGCGGCTCCTTGACAGCACTTCCAATTATAGAAACCCAAGCTGGTGACGTGTCAGCTTACATCCCAACAAACGTTATTTCAATTACAGACGGTCAGATTTATCTGATCAGTGATCTATTCCACGCAGGGCAGCGACCTGCAGTTGATGTCGGTATCTCTGTTTCAAGAGTTGGTGGTTCAGCACAGCTGAAAGGAATGAAACAAGTTTCAGGGACATTACGTTTGGACTTAGCTCAGTACAGGGAGCTAGAAGCTTTTGCCCAGTTTGGAACTGATTTGGATAAATCCACACAACAAAAACTTGCGCGCGGAAAGAGAACCTTTGAAATACTAAAACAAGATCAGTATCAGCCGATGCCCGTAGCGGATCAGATAGTTATCATATTCTGTGCTACCCACGGTTTATTAGACGATCTAGAAGTTGAGCAAATCAAAGAGTTTGAGAAGTTCTTATTGAGCTATGTAAAAGATAATGAACCAGGAATTTACCAGCAGGTGGAAACTGGTGAGAAAATATCCGATGAACTTGAAGACCAGTTAAAAGAAGTTATAAATAAAGCTAAAGAACAATTTAAAGAAGAAAAAGAACTAACCGGTTAA
- the atpH gene encoding ATP synthase F1 subunit delta, which yields MIIPKRYAEALFQLAKEREKINEITQSFNQLIERLRSNEEVFKLLSYPVVDIAEKKQVADELTADLEQEIRDYLKVLIDNKRTDELAEIHDTFLDLVRTEENRTLCEVKTPIPLDEDELKKIQDLLAQMSEGEVEIETTTDESIIGGIVVRIGDRVFDYSLKGQLNSLREQLKKTTITS from the coding sequence ATGATAATACCAAAAAGATATGCCGAGGCTTTATTTCAATTAGCAAAAGAACGGGAAAAAATTAATGAGATAACTCAATCTTTTAATCAATTGATTGAAAGGCTTCGGTCTAATGAGGAAGTTTTTAAACTTCTATCTTATCCTGTCGTTGATATTGCAGAAAAAAAACAAGTTGCCGATGAGCTAACTGCAGATTTAGAGCAAGAAATACGAGATTATCTAAAAGTTTTAATTGACAATAAACGAACTGATGAATTAGCGGAAATTCACGATACTTTCTTAGACCTTGTTAGAACTGAAGAAAATAGAACTTTATGTGAAGTGAAAACCCCAATACCTTTAGATGAAGATGAACTTAAAAAAATTCAAGATTTACTTGCCCAAATGTCTGAAGGAGAAGTAGAAATTGAAACTACTACTGATGAATCTATCATTGGTGGCATAGTTGTGAGAATCGGGGACCGAGTCTTTGATTATAGCTTAAAGGGTCAGTTAAATAGTCTCCGAGAACAACTTAAAAAGACAACTATCACAAGTTGA
- the atpF gene encoding F0F1 ATP synthase subunit B, translating into MVDPNLVTFVLTIVNILVLFYLLKRFLFKPIGEFMENRKNEIKQNLEDAEKERQEAEKLKEQYYEKLRGAKSEAQEIIQQARQREEEIIKEAKQEAKQEADDMIARAREEINQEQKKAIESLRSEVSDLTIQITERVLNDTIDKDQQKKLVQKYLKEVGRVS; encoded by the coding sequence TTGGTAGATCCGAATTTAGTTACATTTGTGTTAACCATAGTAAATATTCTGGTCCTGTTTTATCTCTTGAAACGGTTTCTCTTTAAGCCAATTGGGGAGTTTATGGAAAACAGGAAAAATGAAATTAAGCAGAATTTAGAAGATGCGGAAAAAGAAAGGCAAGAGGCAGAAAAGCTAAAGGAACAGTATTATGAAAAACTTCGTGGTGCCAAATCCGAAGCTCAAGAAATTATTCAACAAGCTCGCCAGCGGGAAGAGGAAATTATTAAAGAAGCGAAACAAGAAGCGAAACAAGAAGCAGATGATATGATTGCCCGCGCTCGAGAAGAAATCAATCAAGAGCAAAAGAAAGCAATTGAATCACTTAGAAGCGAAGTATCCGACCTAACCATTCAAATAACTGAAAGAGTTCTTAATGACACCATTGACAAGGATCAACAGAAAAAACTTGTGCAAAAATATCTAAAAGAGGTAGGTAGGGTATCATGA
- the atpE gene encoding ATP synthase F0 subunit C yields the protein MIDGQSLVLAASAIGAGLAMIAGIGAGIGQGFAAGKGAESVGRQPDAQGDIIRTMLLGAAVAETTGIYALVIALLLLFANPLIGML from the coding sequence ATGATTGATGGTCAATCTTTAGTACTAGCAGCTAGTGCAATCGGTGCTGGCCTGGCAATGATTGCTGGTATCGGTGCAGGAATAGGACAGGGTTTTGCCGCTGGTAAAGGTGCTGAATCAGTTGGAAGACAACCTGATGCCCAGGGTGATATTATCAGGACCATGTTACTAGGTGCTGCTGTTGCAGAGACAACTGGTATTTATGCCTTGGTTATTGCATTGTTACTTCTATTTGCTAATCCATTGATCGGTATGCTGTAG
- the atpE gene encoding ATP synthase F0 subunit C — protein MEGTLDFINVFLEWLLEFDTHVLVLAASAIGAGFAMIAGIGPGIGQGFAAGKGAESVGTNPKRGRQVTVVMLLGAAVAETSGIFALVVALILLFANPLLGAGGIALVLIASCLGAGLSMIAGIGPGIGQGYAAGKGAETVGVRPEHHGNIVKVMLLGQAVGQTTGIYALVISLLLLFANPLLAIV, from the coding sequence GTGGAAGGCACTTTAGATTTCATCAATGTTTTTTTAGAATGGTTGTTAGAATTTGATACTCATGTCCTGGTGCTAGCAGCTAGTGCTATAGGCGCTGGTTTTGCAATGATAGCCGGGATTGGCCCCGGGATAGGCCAAGGTTTTGCTGCTGGAAAGGGGGCAGAATCTGTAGGTACTAATCCTAAAAGGGGTCGACAAGTAACAGTGGTAATGCTTTTAGGAGCAGCTGTTGCTGAAACTTCTGGTATTTTCGCATTAGTTGTGGCCCTTATTCTGTTATTTGCCAATCCTTTATTAGGAGCAGGAGGTATAGCCCTTGTCTTAATAGCTTCTTGTCTTGGAGCTGGACTTTCAATGATAGCAGGAATAGGTCCAGGTATTGGTCAAGGTTATGCTGCAGGAAAAGGGGCTGAAACAGTTGGAGTTAGACCAGAACATCACGGCAATATTGTTAAGGTGATGCTTTTAGGTCAGGCTGTTGGACAAACTACGGGTATTTACGCCCTAGTAATTTCATTGTTATTACTTTTTGCAAATCCCTTACTTGCCATAGTGTAA
- the atpB gene encoding F0F1 ATP synthase subunit A, which translates to MDTDFAPREIVEFEFGALTETIIVSWVIMAFLVIISIITTRNLEKIPSGLQNFMELVYEGIEWLVDSTMGEKNRAFLPYMGTLTLYLIIANLTGLLNIRPPTSDVNTTFGLAAITFVLVHYSGVRSKGAAGYMKSFAEPLPFLLPLNLVSEIAQPFSLAFRLFGNMVGAFIIMALIYSFAPILIPVLPHMYFDIFAGIIQTFIFVMLTMTYISLAED; encoded by the coding sequence GTGGATACCGATTTTGCTCCACGCGAAATTGTGGAATTTGAGTTTGGAGCTCTGACAGAAACCATTATAGTCAGCTGGGTAATTATGGCCTTTTTAGTTATAATATCCATTATAACTACTAGAAACTTGGAAAAAATACCATCAGGCCTACAAAATTTCATGGAATTAGTTTATGAAGGGATTGAGTGGCTGGTAGATAGTACCATGGGCGAAAAAAACAGAGCTTTCTTGCCGTACATGGGAACTTTAACCCTTTACCTGATTATTGCTAACTTAACTGGGCTATTAAACATTCGTCCTCCCACATCCGATGTTAATACCACATTTGGCTTGGCAGCGATCACATTTGTTTTAGTCCATTACAGTGGAGTCAGGAGTAAGGGAGCTGCCGGTTATATGAAAAGCTTTGCGGAACCATTGCCTTTCTTATTGCCATTAAATTTAGTCAGTGAAATAGCTCAACCATTTTCCCTGGCATTCCGTTTATTCGGGAATATGGTAGGAGCCTTTATCATAATGGCACTTATTTATTCTTTTGCTCCTATCCTGATACCAGTTTTACCACACATGTATTTCGATATCTTTGCCGGAATTATTCAAACCTTCATTTTTGTTATGCTAACAATGACTTATATATCTTTAGCAGAAGATTAA
- a CDS encoding ATP synthase subunit I, with protein sequence MNQVIELKLKVIKQTALISFVIIAFTFGFGYSEFAFGLFYGTIIAIINWLLLAKTVQNSVGFSPQKAKFYAVAHYMLRFFIIFLAMYIAAMREDIHILGAILALFIPKLAILWEYLVLGFLKNKSKENKN encoded by the coding sequence ATGAATCAAGTTATTGAGCTTAAATTAAAAGTTATCAAACAAACTGCTTTAATCTCCTTCGTTATCATAGCATTCACCTTTGGTTTTGGATATTCAGAATTCGCTTTTGGATTATTTTATGGTACTATTATAGCTATTATAAACTGGTTACTTTTGGCTAAAACTGTGCAAAATTCTGTTGGTTTTTCACCCCAAAAGGCCAAATTTTATGCTGTTGCACACTATATGCTGAGGTTTTTTATAATTTTTTTAGCAATGTACATTGCAGCTATGAGGGAAGATATACACATACTCGGTGCGATACTGGCATTATTTATTCCAAAACTAGCTATTCTTTGGGAATACCTAGTACTAGGTTTTCTAAAAAATAAAAGTAAAGAAAATAAGAACTAA
- a CDS encoding AtpZ/AtpI family protein, producing MIFIWNNIKYLAVLGQVGLVIITPVLGAFFIGSILQDRFDISGGYIIALALFGLLGGLYSAYKLLSKWWQI from the coding sequence GTGATTTTCATTTGGAATAATATTAAATACTTGGCTGTTTTAGGCCAAGTTGGTTTAGTGATTATCACTCCTGTTCTTGGTGCTTTTTTTATTGGTTCGATTTTACAAGACAGGTTTGATATATCAGGTGGATATATAATTGCACTGGCCTTGTTTGGTCTTTTGGGTGGTCTATACAGTGCTTATAAATTACTTTCGAAATGGTGGCAAATATGA
- the sdaAB gene encoding L-serine ammonia-lyase, iron-sulfur-dependent subunit beta: protein MNTSVFDVLGPVMIGPSSSHTAGACRLGLMARKILQDEPVQATVFLHESFQKTRYGHGTEVAILGGILGIAPDNEQLNEAKEIAKSKQVSFLFQEKDLKGEHPNSCQINLTAPDGNQVTIVGSSLGGGLIQISQVDDFNVKLSGQYHALITKHLDRPGLVFRITRYLSDQEINIAYMQVSRTRKGDTASLILETDDPISESIKDNLTQDDDIEQARIIQPL from the coding sequence ATGAATACGAGCGTTTTTGATGTGTTGGGGCCTGTTATGATAGGTCCATCTAGTTCACATACAGCGGGAGCATGTCGTTTGGGTTTAATGGCAAGAAAAATACTGCAAGATGAGCCAGTACAAGCAACAGTATTCCTTCATGAATCCTTTCAAAAAACTAGATACGGTCATGGTACTGAAGTGGCCATTCTTGGTGGAATATTGGGAATTGCCCCGGATAACGAACAATTAAATGAAGCCAAGGAAATTGCTAAATCAAAACAAGTCTCTTTTTTATTTCAGGAGAAAGATTTAAAAGGAGAACATCCTAATTCATGTCAAATTAACTTAACAGCTCCAGATGGTAACCAGGTTACAATTGTTGGTTCTTCACTAGGTGGGGGTCTGATACAGATTTCACAAGTTGATGACTTTAATGTTAAGTTGTCAGGACAATACCATGCCTTAATAACCAAACATTTGGATCGTCCAGGATTAGTTTTCCGAATTACAAGATATCTTTCCGATCAAGAAATTAATATTGCCTATATGCAAGTTTCACGGACTAGAAAGGGAGATACAGCATCTTTAATACTTGAAACTGATGATCCTATTTCCGAGTCTATTAAAGATAACTTAACCCAGGACGATGATATAGAACAAGCAAGAATTATTCAGCCGCTATAG
- the sdaAA gene encoding L-serine ammonia-lyase, iron-sulfur-dependent, subunit alpha → MSHNNIRESYKNGKDFEFNSLRTLKDLANQHNKNISWIVKHYEAQTAQQDVKKLEKLMDDRIRIMEDSVTKGIEDPKRSLGGLIGGEGNKMTQYIEQNTPLMGSLGGLALSRALAVSEVNASMGKIVASPTAGACGILPGVLLTVSEHKNLSRKQLIDGFFTASGIGMVVAEKATVAGAEGGCQAECGVGGAMAAGAAVELMGGSPEMVLNAVAISLKGVLGLVCDPVGGLVEVPCQKRNTMAVSQALASADMALADIKSVIPADEVIEAMYDIGKSLPPTLRETAEGGLAITPTGQKIKEKLD, encoded by the coding sequence ATGAGCCATAACAATATCAGAGAAAGTTACAAAAACGGAAAGGACTTCGAATTTAATTCTTTAAGAACCTTGAAAGACTTGGCCAATCAGCATAATAAAAATATATCTTGGATAGTTAAACATTATGAAGCCCAAACTGCACAACAGGATGTTAAAAAACTTGAGAAATTAATGGATGACCGTATTAGGATTATGGAAGATTCTGTAACAAAGGGGATTGAAGATCCGAAGCGCTCCTTAGGAGGATTAATAGGTGGAGAAGGTAATAAAATGACTCAATATATAGAGCAGAACACTCCTCTAATGGGTAGCTTAGGCGGCCTCGCTTTATCTAGGGCCCTAGCAGTTTCAGAGGTTAATGCATCTATGGGAAAAATTGTGGCCTCTCCTACTGCAGGTGCCTGCGGAATTTTACCAGGAGTTTTATTGACAGTATCTGAACACAAAAATCTTAGCCGGAAACAATTAATTGACGGCTTCTTTACGGCCTCTGGCATTGGAATGGTTGTTGCTGAGAAAGCAACAGTAGCTGGAGCCGAAGGAGGATGTCAAGCCGAATGTGGTGTTGGTGGTGCCATGGCAGCTGGTGCAGCAGTTGAACTAATGGGAGGTAGCCCAGAAATGGTTTTAAATGCTGTAGCTATTAGCTTAAAAGGTGTTTTAGGTCTAGTTTGCGACCCTGTGGGGGGATTAGTGGAGGTGCCCTGCCAAAAGAGAAATACCATGGCTGTATCTCAAGCTTTAGCTTCTGCTGATATGGCTTTAGCTGATATAAAGAGCGTAATACCAGCTGATGAAGTAATTGAAGCTATGTATGATATTGGTAAAAGTCTGCCTCCAACTTTACGAGAAACAGCTGAAGGTGGCCTGGCTATTACACCTACAGGACAAAAAATTAAAGAAAAACTAGATTAA
- the wecB gene encoding non-hydrolyzing UDP-N-acetylglucosamine 2-epimerase codes for MKHRVVSVFGTRPEAIKMAPLVSAIESSPNLTSSVVVTAQHREMLDQVLDLFKIEPDYDLDIMKTRQSLSEITSNVILKLEQILQDMNPHLLLVHGDTTTTFASALSAYYQKISIGHVEAGLRTWDKYAPFPEEMNRNLVGPLADLHFAPTSKAKNNLLTEGISENKIFVTGNTVVDALKTSVQPQYQFQDPKLASLDLPSLSNRTTANKKLITLEVHRRENWGAPMKNIFKGIKKLVDEFQDVMVVFPVHRNPAVRETAYEILGNHDRIILTDPLPTRDFHNLIARSYLVLTDSGGIQEEAPSFGVPVLVVREKTEREEGLKQGTVMLIGREQERIYQESKKLLTDKELYETMRKQDNPYGDGFASSRIVSAIEHYYGHKDAPEPDYKVSPV; via the coding sequence ATGAAACACCGGGTTGTTAGCGTCTTTGGAACAAGGCCAGAAGCTATCAAAATGGCCCCCCTGGTTTCCGCCATTGAATCTTCTCCTAATCTGACATCTTCAGTGGTGGTAACAGCCCAGCACAGAGAAATGCTGGACCAGGTGCTAGATCTTTTTAAAATTGAGCCCGATTACGATTTGGACATAATGAAAACTAGACAAAGCCTCTCAGAAATCACTTCTAATGTAATTTTAAAATTAGAACAAATTCTCCAAGATATGAACCCTCATCTGCTACTAGTACACGGAGATACTACTACTACTTTTGCCTCGGCCTTATCTGCATATTACCAAAAGATTTCTATAGGACATGTGGAAGCGGGATTGAGAACATGGGACAAATATGCTCCATTTCCAGAAGAAATGAACAGAAATTTGGTAGGTCCCTTGGCTGATCTTCATTTTGCACCCACAAGTAAGGCGAAGAACAATTTATTAACTGAAGGGATTTCCGAAAATAAGATTTTTGTGACTGGAAATACTGTCGTAGATGCTTTGAAGACATCAGTTCAACCCCAATACCAATTTCAAGATCCTAAACTTGCCAGCTTAGATTTACCTTCTCTCTCTAATCGCACAACAGCTAATAAAAAACTTATAACTTTAGAAGTTCATCGCCGAGAAAACTGGGGTGCACCTATGAAAAATATATTTAAAGGAATTAAGAAATTAGTAGATGAATTTCAAGATGTTATGGTAGTATTTCCCGTTCATCGAAATCCTGCGGTGAGAGAAACAGCATACGAAATTCTTGGAAATCATGATCGGATAATATTAACTGATCCTTTACCAACAAGAGACTTCCATAATCTAATCGCTAGAAGTTATCTGGTGTTAACTGATTCAGGTGGAATTCAAGAAGAAGCACCTTCCTTTGGAGTTCCTGTCTTAGTAGTGAGAGAAAAAACAGAACGAGAAGAGGGATTGAAACAGGGGACTGTTATGCTCATAGGACGTGAACAAGAGCGAATATATCAAGAATCCAAGAAATTGCTAACAGATAAAGAACTTTATGAAACCATGCGCAAACAAGACAATCCTTATGGAGACGGTTTTGCCTCTTCAAGAATTGTTTCTGCTATTGAACATTATTATGGCCATAAAGATGCCCCAGAACCAGATTACAAAGTCAGCCCGGTATAA
- a CDS encoding deoxycytidylate deaminase, translating into MRQRPDWDSYFMEIAGTVKKRSTCLRRQVGAVMVSERRILATGYNGAPQDLPHCSETGCLREELNVPSGERHEICRGLHAEQNAIIQSALHGVTTRGSTLYTTDFPCSLCAKMLVNAGVSEIVAERSYPDELSKEVLAEAGIKVRRYGNETPGC; encoded by the coding sequence ATGAGACAAAGACCCGATTGGGATAGCTATTTTATGGAAATTGCCGGAACTGTCAAAAAAAGATCTACATGCCTGAGACGTCAGGTTGGAGCTGTCATGGTTAGTGAAAGAAGAATATTGGCTACGGGCTATAATGGTGCCCCTCAAGATCTACCTCATTGCAGTGAAACAGGTTGCCTTAGAGAGGAATTAAACGTTCCCTCGGGGGAACGCCATGAAATCTGTAGAGGCCTTCATGCAGAGCAAAATGCCATTATTCAATCGGCACTTCATGGTGTAACCACTCGGGGGAGCACCCTTTATACTACTGACTTTCCTTGCTCTTTATGTGCCAAAATGCTGGTAAATGCCGGCGTGAGTGAAATAGTAGCTGAACGGAGCTATCCAGATGAACTTTCAAAAGAAGTACTTGCCGAAGCAGGTATTAAAGTCAGGAGGTATGGTAATGAAACACCGGGTTGTTAG